The Streptococcus sp. VT 162 genome has a window encoding:
- a CDS encoding GNAT family acetyltransferase — protein sequence MITIKKQEIVKLEDVLHLYQAVGWTNYTHQPQMLEKALSHSLAIYLALDGDAVVGLVRLVGDGFSSIFVQDLIVLPSYQRQGIGSNLMKEALGDFKDAYQVQLVTDQKEKNLGFYRSLGFETLSTYDCTGMIWMDRKR from the coding sequence ATGATCACTATTAAAAAGCAAGAAATTGTCAAGTTAGAGGATGTTTTGCATCTCTATCAGGCTGTCGGTTGGACAAATTATACACATCAACCTCAGATGTTGGAGAAGGCCTTGTCTCACTCATTAGCAATTTATCTAGCACTTGATGGCGATGCCGTGGTGGGCTTGGTCCGTTTGGTCGGAGATGGTTTTTCATCGATTTTTGTCCAGGATTTGATCGTTTTGCCTAGCTATCAGCGCCAAGGGATTGGTAGCAACCTGATGAAAGAGGCTTTAGGTGACTTCAAAGATGCCTATCAAGTCCAACTAGTGACCGATCAGAAAGAAAAAAACTTGGGATTCTATCGTTCTCTGGGATTTGAAACCTTATCTACTTATGATTGTACAGGAATGATTTGGATGGATCGAAAAAGATAA
- a CDS encoding GNAT family acetyltransferase, whose translation MPVNEYGQMIGELMEGYTPGELPSIDFLEGRYARIETLSVEKHAEDLLAVYGPDTPREMWTYLFQEPVADMEELVTILNQMLARKDRFYYAIIDKATGKALGTFSLMRIDQNNRVIEVGAVTFSPALKGTRIGTEGQYLLARYVFEELNYRRYEWKCDALNLPSRRAAERLGFVYEGTFRQAVVYKGRTRDTDWLSMIDKDWPQVKDRLETWLAPENFDKNGRQYKSLREL comes from the coding sequence ATGCCAGTAAACGAATATGGTCAGATGATTGGTGAGTTAATGGAAGGTTATACTCCAGGAGAATTGCCTTCCATTGATTTCTTAGAAGGGCGCTACGCTCGGATAGAGACTCTTTCGGTGGAAAAGCATGCGGAGGATCTGCTAGCTGTTTATGGTCCTGATACGCCTCGTGAGATGTGGACCTACCTTTTTCAGGAACCAGTGGCAGATATGGAGGAACTGGTTACTATCTTAAATCAGATGTTGGCTCGTAAGGACCGTTTTTACTATGCGATTATAGACAAGGCAACTGGTAAGGCTTTGGGAACTTTTTCTCTCATGCGTATTGACCAGAATAACCGAGTAATAGAAGTGGGTGCCGTCACTTTTTCTCCTGCTCTTAAGGGTACGAGGATAGGGACAGAGGGTCAGTATCTCCTAGCTCGCTATGTTTTTGAGGAGCTTAACTATCGTCGCTATGAGTGGAAATGCGATGCTCTAAATCTGCCATCCAGACGAGCTGCGGAACGTTTGGGATTTGTCTATGAAGGAACCTTCCGTCAGGCAGTCGTTTATAAGGGGCGTACGAGAGATACGGATTGGTTGTCTATGATTGATAAGGACTGGCCTCAAGTCAAAGATCGTTTAGAAACATGGTTGGCTCCTGAAAATTTTGATAAAAATGGACGACAGTACAAGAGCTTGAGAGAACTTTAA